ATTTTATTCCCCAGTGTGCTTGGTTTTAGCCCATCTCCTCTCCTTACGTGTCAACATGTGAACGAAGGCTGCAAAGAAGAGGGGTATAAGATAAAGGCAGTAAGCCCAGTACTCCACACCTCTGATGAGAGATCTTAAAATACCCACCTTATCCCTCCGCATTCCCAGAAGAACTCCTGGAAAGAAAGCCGCTGTTGATATCAATCCAATAATAACTGGTGCTTCCATTGAAAACCTTATCACATTTCCCAGGTTTAAAATAGCCACAATATAACCGAGCATCACAAAAACGGTGAACAGGAGAAAAACCAGGTACTGTATGGAATCAATCTTCTTGTAAAGTGGTATTTTAGCATCAATTATAGGGGCCAGATACACGAATAAGGTCTCCAGATTACCAGTAGCCCAACGAACCCTCTGCCGGAAAAAAGCCTTCCATTCAGGCACTGCTTCCTGCCAGACCACTGCCTCGGGGCAGTAACGTATTTTATTTCCATCCAGCATCAGCTTAATGCTCATATTCAGATCTTCGGTAACTGCAAAACCATCCCAACCCTCAATATCTTCCACGAATTTTTTCCGGGTTAACTGACCATTACCTCCCAGGAAACCGGATTTCCCCATGATATCCCGTGCTCTGAGTATTACGTTGCCAAAAATTGAGAACTCAACCTCCTGCATCTTGGTAAGCAGGTTCCGGTCGGCATTGTACATACGCACCCTAGCTTGAACCCCAGCTACATCATCATCGTCCAAGTAAGGGATGATTTTATTTAAAAAATCAGATTCTATACGGGCATCCGCATCAAAAACAGCGATAACATCCCCCTGACATACCCTAACCCCATCGTTAAGAACATATCCCTTACCTTTACCGGCTCGTGGTGGTTTACGGGTGACAATACGCAGGTAATTAAATTCACCCTTTAAATTACCAAGAACTTCCCTGGTTTTATCGGTGGAACCATCGTTAATTACTATGATCTCATAATTACGCTTTCCATCTTTATAATAATCTAACTCCGCCAGGGAACGAACACAACGCCCGATGGTGAGCTCTTCATTGTGTGCAGGGATAAGAATGCTGATAAAGGGTAGTTCCGTCCCTCCGGGGGGTGAAGGTTTCTTTAAACTCACGGCGATAATGAATAAGTTGTAAAATGCCGGTATGAATAGGAGGTACATAAGCCAGGTCATACTTCTGGTGGCCAGACTGTAAACAATCAATGAAATGATAATGGCACTGATGAAGAACACTGCGGTCTTTTCAATAACCATTTCCCCTTCCTTAACAGTGATCTTATGGTCTATCTCTTCTATCCTCTGAGTTTCTGATTGGTGTTGTTGAAGGGCGGTTTCTAGGGTGATGTAAAGTTCATCAATCTGGTAAGGTTTGGGCAGGTAACCAAAGGGGGATGTTTTAAGAGCTCTTTCTATAGTAACATCATCGGTGTAGGCACTGAGGTAAACCACTGGGATGTCCAGGTCATGGATATGTTCGGCAACATTGATGCCGTCCAGTTCTCCACTCAAGACGATGTCCATAAGTATCAGATCCGGACGGAATAATTCTGCCTTTTTTATAGCATCCTGGCCATTGGCCACAGTATCCACTACCAGGTAACCCATATCCTCCAGCTGGGCCGCAAGATCCATGGCAGTGATGATCTCATCTTCCACAATCAATATCTTGGGACGTTCTTCCCATGGGACCTCATCCTCATAACTGGTTAGAGGTACACCGTCACCCAGACCTTTATAACGGATTGATTCAACTTTATCACGGTATTCATGATGTTTTTGGAGGGTGGTTTCCAGGGTTAACTGCAGTTCTTTATCTGGGTAGGGTTTGATAATGTAACCATAAGGGCTGGTGGATTTAGCCCTCTGCAATGTCACCTCATCAGAATAAGCAGTTAAAAAGACCACCGGGATGTCGAGGGAGCTTATTTTCCGCGCAGCTTGGATTCCATCCATTTCACCCTGAAGCACGATATCCATGAGCACCACATCGGGCCGAAATTCTGCTGCAGCGTCAATTGCCTCTTCACCACTGGCCGCAATTGCCGGAACTATAAACCCAGCATTCACCAGTTTATCCTTAAGATCCAAGGCAGTTACCATTTCATCTTCCACGATGAGTACTGATGCTGGCTTCATATCCCTTTTCTCCACAAAATAATTATCAGGTATTGACTGTAAATGGGATATTTACGGGAAAGATTACAGTAGATATGTAAATTTAATATAATCTTTCCAATAAACTTCTAAATCCTTTTTTTTGTTATTTAGTTGTTATTAATTTTATTAAAATAAGAATAAAAATATTTTGATTAATTTGGGGTTTAATCAATCTACACTCTTATCCTGGACTGATACACAGAATCTGCACAGTGCACTGGGGGTTTCTTTTTGTTTATCCTTAACCGGGCAGAGATAAACACCACCTACCAGTCGCAGGGTGAAACCACCAGGGAACCGGGTTCCCATAGGGTGTATGGATTCTTCCCTTACAAATGCAGTGTAGGCAGAAACCAAACGGGCTATGAGGTGGAAACATCGCTCATCATCAGTGCTTGAGTTTAGGGCCTGTTCGTCCTGAACTTCTAAAAATTCACTAAGTTTAGTCGGGTTCACCTCTCCCTGATAAGAGGATTGGTCATCCTTTATATCCTTGATCCGGGTGAAAAATGCCCTGGTGAACCTGGCAATATATTCATCCCTTTCACGGGGTGGCATGAAAGTGGCATCTTCCCTGAGGAAGTGGGAGGCCTTCATTATATCCTGTATATAGATGGATCTGGCTTCCTTTTTCAGTACTTTCAATAGATCATTTTTACTCAGGGCCTGGTTTAAATCAATTTCATCCAGTTTCTTCACCATATTTAGCTTCCCAAATGGTTTTTTTTTAATCATTACCAATGTTTTTTTAATCAAATTCATAAATTTTATCCCTTACATTTAATCCTTAAATTACAACCATTAGGTTAAATTCTTAATCATTAAGTTAAAGCCTTCATTATTGGGCTAAGTCTTAATCACATCTGTATTTGATTAATTGGCATGTGGGGTTTAAAATTTTGTCTGTAATCTAAAAATAAAAAAAAATTCCTGGAAAAATTACATATCTGGTTCCTGCTCTGCAATGCAAAATCCACAAACTGCCAGTGGGTTGTTCTCGTTATTCTTTTTTACTGGGCAGTAATAGATATCATTATCTTTGCGTACCTTCAAACCACCAGGGAATGGTGTACCCATCGGATGGATTGGTTCTTCCAGTATGAATGTGGTATAAATGGACATGATCAGATAGGGCTTAAATGATCGGTTATTTTCACCAAACTCTGTTTCCATTATTTTTTCCTGTTTTTCCAGGAGCTGGATGGATTCTTCCAGCTCAACAAGATCAACATGTCCGGTGTAGGATGTTTTATCATTTTTAACATCTCGGTAACCCTTTAAATACCCTTCGGTGTACATTTTAATGTACTCTTCCTTGTAATGGGGGTTTACATGTTCCATATTCTTCTTGAGGAAGCTGCAGGTTTTGATGAAATCATGGATATGCACATGATTGGCTTCACCCTTCAACGCCTTCAGGAGATCATTTTTTGAAATTTCCCGGGAAAAATCCAGTTCTTTGATAATCATGTTCCCAATTACTTTATTTTCATTCTCCAGCTCAACGGGTTACCTTAATCAAAGCCACTTTATATCAGTAATCTCCTTAAATAGAATATTCCATGGGGGTTAATCATGCGAATGATACTTTTTAAGTATACTCTCCGCAGTTTTAGGCCCTATACCTTCAATCCGTAGTAGTTCCTCTCGGGAAACGTAACGAAGGTCTGTTCCGAAGGCATCTACCAGTGCCCGTGCACGTCTGCGGCCCAGACGCTTGATTCCCACCACCAGTGGGAGTAACTCCTCCTTCACCCCGTAATAGAGTCTGGCGGTGAGGGTTTCCATGGAATCTAGTCCGCTATAGACACCCAGAACTTGGCATATTTCCCGGTGGAACTTCACCAGTCGGGATGCCTCATAGGCTGCTCTCCGGGTGGATGCCGCATAAACATTGAAGGCATTTTCAATCTCATACTCGCTCCGTTCATCCATCCATTCCATAAGGGTGGCAGCAGTGGCCTCATCGTTACCCACATCCACCACAAACAAACCTGCACGGTTGAGCCGATCCCGGACCGGGTCTCGGCTTTTACGGCCTTTAAAGGAGATGGGGATCAGATCAGGGGTGCGGCATATCTCATAGATTAAACGGGACATTTCCACTTCTCCACCAGAACGGGCAAATTCCTTAAGACGCACCGCAGTCTGCACTGCATAGTTACTTTTGGCAATTAACATGCCAAAGGCAGTGGCCCTCAGACCATCCGGAACTGCCTGGATCATTCCGTGTTCCATCAGAAAATCCAGTGCCTCCTTAACTTGAAACTGAATGGTATCCGAGGCAAATAAAGAAGAATACTCCGAGTGGGTCATCTGGAAACCAGAAAAAGTGTCTTTGAAAAATTCCAGGAGTTCATCCAGATTCCGAGCCATCCCAGCTGCCACCTGTGAAATGATCTGGCGGTAAACTGCATCCCGGTTTTCCAGTAACTTGGAGTTGGTGGCTTCAATCTCCCCGTAGATGTACTGATACTGGAGTTGTTCAGCTTCAGAGAGGGTTTTACCAATCAGGTAGGAGTAACCCTCCTTATCATACCCCGGACGCCCGGCACGGCCTGACATTTGCAGGTAATCGAACACCGGTATGGGTTGAGGTCCCTGACTGGTCCAGCGGGTGTAATCCCGGATAACCACGTTCTTAGAGGGGAGGTTCACCCCGTACATCAGGCTGGGGGTGGCGGTGATCATCAGAAGGTTCCCGGCACGGAACTCCTCCTCAATGATCTCCTTCTGACGATCAAATAGGCCTGCATGGTGGAAGGCCATCCCATTCTCCGCGCATTCTGCTAGTTTCAGGCACACTTCAGTGGGTAGGGATCCGCGTCTCTTGGGAACATCCAGGATCTTTTCAGCCACCCTTTTAAATGCCTTTTTCTTCTCCGCGGGCAGAGTCCTTTTTATTTTACCTGCCAGGTAGTTGGCCAGTGATTCAGTGAAACGGCGAGTGGAAACAAATACCAGGGCCTGGCTGGATTCCTCCATGGAATCCTTAAGAATTCGAAGTATAACATCATTCTTGTTTTTGATACCGAATTCTTCAGTGTTCAGAACTTCTTTAAAAAGGGGAACTGGCCGATAATCATGTTCCACCACCCGGGCACCCAGCCAGGTGGAAAGTTCCTCCATGTTCTGCAGGGTGGCCGATAGGGCGATTAACCTCATCCCGGGATGGAGCATACGGGAACGGGTGATGGCGCATTCAATGGTGGGGCCACGACTATACTCCCCGATCATATGGAATTCATCCACAATGAGGAGATCCACATCAGAAAGGGCGTTCAAGTTGAAACGGGTCAGTGCATCGTAGGATTCGAAGACCATCACTGCCAAATCCGATGAAGAGGGATGTTTACCCACCTTGATACCGTGTTCTTCGAATTTTTTAAATTCCTTAACCTTCTCATTCTGGATGGATAAAAGGGGAACTGCATAAACCACTTTACCCCCATCGAGGATTGTCCGGAGGGCGGCCATCACTCCCAGGAGGGTTTTACCACTGGCAGTGGGTATGGCAATGATGTAATTTTCCTTTTCATCCAGAAGCCCGGCATCTACCACTGCATTCTGGGCAGGGTTAAGCTCCTTAATCTGGGGGTAAGACTCCTTTATTATCTTCCTGATAGCTGGATCCACAGATTCAAGACTCATATTTCCTTCCTTTTCTTCGAACTTCTAATAAATTAAATTTTATATAATCCGTTGTTGATTATAATTCGATTTTTTCCTTGCGGATTACTTCAATATCAGTGATAGCGGTGGAAGGGTACTGTCCATTTTCATCCTTTTCCACACTCTTAACCATGTCCCAGATGGTCAAAAGACCCACACTGACCCCTGTGATGGCTTCCATTTCCACACCAGTCTTCCCGGTGCTGCTCACCTGCACTGTAACCTCAATAGATTCAGGGTTCACTTCAAATTCCACTTCCACCCCTCCGATGGGTATTGGATGGCATAGGGGTATCATCTGGGGAGTATTTTTAACAGCTTGGATGGCTGCTATTTGGGCAGTGGTGAGCACGTTACCCTTTTTAAGTTCTCCCTTTTCAATGAGATCAATGGTCTCTTTTTGCAGTTTTATTCTTCCCTGGGCAAGGGCGGTTCTTTTGATGATTGGCTTATCCCCTACTTCTACCATGTGCACCCCACTCTGGGTGAGGTGTGTGAATTCTTTTTCATCCATATCCATTCATCTCCATCTATTAGTGTGTTATCATGTATTTACAAAACCCTTTTAATTATTTTAAACGCCTAAGTTCTTCTAAAATCTCCAGATTTTAAACTCAGATAAACTATTAATTATTATTCTATTTTGATTCTAATTATTTCTTAGAGTATGATGGTTTGCTTTGTTTATTATAATGTTGGATAGAGCGAGTGATAAATAATAATTTAAATTGAAATAAAACTTGAAATTTCCATTATGATTTACTTTCAGAGTAAGTGTAATTGTTTCATCAAGAGTTAACTAACGAACGGTAATTAAATAGTTTAAAACCTTATAACTAGTGGATTAATAAGGTATCTTTACGGTACTGTATTTCATGGCATGTTCCCGGGCAGCAACTATCTTCTCTTCCAGTAATGTTTTGTTTTCTAGGATTTCATCCAACGCAGTTGCCATTTCCAGGGGATTTTCAGGTTCAACTACTCGTCCTACTTTATCATTTATTAAATCAGTGATTCCCCCTACACTGGTGGCCACCACTGGCAGACCACTGGCCATGGCCTCCAGGATAGTGATGGGAGACCCTTCAGACACACTGGGGAGAACAAAAACATCAGCAGATGGCATAATTTTCTCCACGTCACGACGGGCACCAACGAAAACCACGTCACTGATCTCTTCATTTTGAACTTTCATCTCCAGCTCCTGGCGGAGGGGACCATCACCCACCACTACCAGCTCTGCAGGGGTATTCATTAACATCTTAGCATCCAGGAGATATTTAACACCCTTCTGGAACACCAGATTTCCCACAAATAGTAGCACTGGCTTATCAGAACTCATCTCTATATCAGGGGGGAGTTCCTTATTCTGGGGGGTGAATTTTTCTACATCCACTGCATTGGGAGTTATGTAAATTTTATCCGGATTTATACCCAACTCCAACACTTTTTCCTGCAGTGTCTGGTTAACCACCAGCACATAATCAGCTCTTTTAAGGGTAAACTTGATTAGTCCCCTTAGAAGGGGATTTTTAGCCTGTATCATGAGATCGGATCCATGGGCGGTTACTGCAGTTTTTTTACCCATGATGGAACCCACACAAACTCCGATAAGCCCTGGGGGTAGTAGGAAGTGGGCGTGGATAAGGTCAATCTTTAAACGGTGTACCATGCCTATCAGTTTGAAAAAAGAGGATATGGAAAAGAATAAACCCCTTAAACCTTTAATGTTGGGTGCGGAGGCTGTTTCTACTTTAACTCCTCCAACATCCCTAATATCCTGGTGGGGATAGGTTAACACGTAAACTTCATCTCCTCGTTTTACCAGTTCCCTGGATAGAAGATAAGTGTGGGATGAAACACCTCCAATATGGGGGGGGTATTGTCCTAATATGCACACACGCATGATTTCACCATAAACTTTGAGTTGGAATGTAAATAAGACATTGAATTGACTATATAATCATTGAATCCACTAATAAAATAATATATTTCATATATTCCTTTTATAAAATGTGTTTTCGTAAATCTATAAATATCTAAAAATCTAAAAATCTAAAAATCTAAAAATCCGAAACATCTGAGTATCTGTTCTAATCATCGAAGTTAGGATTGATGATTAAGTAATTCAACCCGGTAATTACTGTTGAGTACAGTGCCATCCATCTTTAAAATAATCACTTCTGGCTTTAGATCAAACCTGTCCTGGCAACGTTCCTTGATGGAACTGGCTATGGAGTTGAAAACCATATCCACCATACCTTCTCTTTCCAGGATTTCAATCATGTCCTCGGTGGTGTTGGAGTTGAAAACTTCCTCCATTACTTTTTTATTCCCACCTCTTAGTCCGGTGTGGGTGGTTATTATCTCCCTGCGACCATCTGCCAGGCGATGCTCTGTCTGGAAGATACCTCCGGCTATTTTAACCAGTTTACCAGCATGGCCCATGATTATTAATTTGGATAAGTCACTTTTACTTGCTTCTTCCAGCATGTAACCCACCAGGTTACCCATTTGGATTATCTGGTCATCTTCCACATCCAGCAACTGACGGGCCAGTTTTTCTCCAATATTCCCGGGAACGAAAACCAGTTCCTGATATCCTTCGGCCAGTGCCACATCCAGCTGACATTTCTTGGCCTTCTGGAAACTTTCTGAATTCATGGAACGGGCAATTCCAGTGGTTCCCAGTATGGAAATGCCATCCACAATACCCAGACGGGGATTCATAGTCCTACGGGCAATTTTCCTACCCTGAGGTATGGTGATCAAGACTTGGGCACCTTTACCTGGTGGCAGTGCAGCCTCCAGGTTGGACTGGATCATCTTCCTTGGAACCGGGTTTATAGCTACTTCTCCCACTGGTAGTTGTAATCCTGGTTTGGTTATCCGGCCTACCCCTTCCCCACCAGTGATTATTATGCTTGGTTTATCTGTAAGATGAACCTCGGCATGCACTTCTAAATTGATGGTGACATCAGGGTCATGGTAAGGCATTTTAACAACTGAAGCCCTCCCAGAGTGGTCACTTATTTTATGAGAACTCTTAACTGAAATATCCAGACATCCCAGGGGTGTTTGGATATTAACCCCGGAAACTTTTTCCCCTTTTATGGATTGTAATGCGGCTAAAGCTGCGGCAGTGGCTGCACTTCCTGTGGTTATTCCATAATTGTCACTTTCAACTGGTAAAGAAACAGATGGGGGGGATGATTTATTGTTCTCCCTGCCAGGTTTAGAATTAGCATAAGATAAATTCTGGTCTTTTAAATTGGAATGATTTTCTTCCATGGTAATAAAAAAAAATAAGGGATTATTTATTCTTTTCTTCTTCTATGGCACTTGTCAGTTCTTCTTTAGATGGAGCGCCCACAAAACGCACAACTCCGTTTAAAGCAATAGCAGGCACGGCCATTAACCCATATTCAACTGCTTTTTCCCGATCAACCATGATGTCAATTTTTTCAACTTCCATAGTGCCAGGCATTTCTTTTTCAACTTCATTTACAACTTCAATAGCCATAGGACAGTAAGGACAGGAAGGAGATGTGAACACCTCAACTTTTACAACCATATTTTCACCTCATTTTTTAAAACTATGTTCGAAAGTAAATCTTATTGATTAGAATTCTATGATTATTTATTTAAATTCTTTTTTATGGAATCTTATTTTTATAAATTTCGAGATGGATTTTTTGAGGATTACACTTTTTATATAATCAAAAGATTGTCACCGGAAACCCAGGTAAGGGATCCGGTTATCATCTTAAACTGTAATCCACAGAGCTTTCTACAGAACCCTCATTCAATAAACTTCCAATTCCCTTACCTAGTGCATAGGCAAAGTTGGTGGAGTAACCCTTAATAATATCCGCCAGGGTCTCGGTAGGGGTGATGGTTATTACCTCATAGTCTCCCTTTATTCCCCCCAGTCGGGCTGCTGATTCAATGGCCTTTTCCCGGTCACCAGTTTCATCTATTAACTTCAATTCCTTGGCCTGGGTTCCGGTGTATATTTTTCCCTCGGCAATGCTCCGCACATAGTCCAAATCCAGTTTACGGTTTTCAGCCACCTGCTTAATGAAGTACTCATAATCCTGATTAACCATCTCCTGCAACATCCGCTCTTCTTCAGGGGTTAAATTACGGTAGGAAGCACCCATATCTTTATACTCCCCTGCTTTAATTGCGTACTGGTTAACACCGATCTTCTGGTAAAGTCCAGAAAGATCAGTTAGGCTGAGTATAACTCCAATACTACCCACAATGGATGATGGGCTGGCCATGATCTTATCGGCAGGTGAGGCAACCAGGTAGGCTCCGGAGGCACCAATATCACTGATCCAAACCACCACTGGTTTTTTAGCAGTTTTAACCACATTCATGATCTCTTCACTGGCCACTGGTGAACCACCGGGGCTGTTAACATCTAGGACAATGGCACTCACAGAACCATCTTTTTCGGCCTGTTTAATACCCTCAGTTATGGTTTGGGGTGATGCTACTCCTCCTCCTCCCAGAATGTTAGATTGGCTGTAGGCAATTTCACCCTGGACCGGTACAATTGCCACGGTGTTTCCGAAGCTGGTGCCATTGGTGAACTGGTCACTACTCCCTAAAAGGGATATGATGGCTATAAAAAGAACTAGAAGGATTAAAAATCCTCCTCCCACAATACCCAAAACTAGTCTGGTATCTTTACTCATATTATTACCTAGTGTTTCTTGATTATTACTTTTACATTATAATATTAATTATATTCTATTTTTTATTTATTCCATCGATGTATTTATTAGTCTTTTTATTTCTATGTATATAAAATAAGTGCAATACTCCATAGGAGTTAACTTTTACAGGTGATAATTTGAAAGCAATTGTCCGGTCACCCGGATCAGCAACGGTAATTAATGCCATATCCACGGGTTGCGGATCTGCATTTGGTATCCAACTTTATGTAACTGCCAAAGCCAGTTTAAAGTCATCAAAACGAATATTCAAAGCAGATAAGGATGTTGACACCACACTTATGGAAATTTGTGTGAGAAATGTACTTGATAAATTTAATGTGGACACCGGGATAGAAATAAAGACCAGTTCCACCTTACCTGTGGCCTCGGGACTATCAAGCAGCAGTGCCACTTCCAATGCAGTGGTTCTGGCCACATACCAGGCCATGATTAATGATGGTTTAATACCTGAGGGTAGTTTAAATGATTCAGATATACTTAATCTGGCCATTGATTCCTCTCTGGAGGCAGGGGTTACCATTACCGGGGCATTTGATGATGCCAGTGCCTCCTTTTTCGGAGGTCTAACCATCACCCACAATCCTCGACGTGAGATCTTCCACCGAGGCCCCATGGAGGAGCAAAATATATTAATATACATGCCCAATAGAAAGTCACCTACTGCCCAATCTGATGTCGGTAGGATGAAACTCCTGGCCCCCTGGGTGAAACTCGCATTCCAGGAAGCACTCAAAGGCAACGTATATGGAGCTCTGACATTAAACGGAATTTTATATAGCGCTGCGCTTAGTTTTGATGCTGGAATTGCTTTGGATGCCTTAAATTCAGGTGCACTGGCCGCAGGTCTTTCAGGAACTGGCCCCTCATTTGTAGCCATAGTTCCTGAAGAGAATATAAGCGGTGTTCAGGAAGCATGGAGTTCGTATCCTGGGCGGGTAATATTAACTCAGGCGGATAATATGGGAACCAAGGTGGTTGACCATGGATAGGGCAGAAGCGTTACAACTCTTGGAAAGCTCTCGGAAAAAAATTGATTTACTGGATGAAAAGATAATAAAGCTCATAAAAGAGCGAACTTCCCTGGCCACTGATATTTACCAGGCCAAGATTGTTCTGGGAATGAAAATTCATGATCCAGAAAGGGAAGAGTTTATCCACCATAAGATCCGAGAAATAGCTAAAGAGCAGGAAATAGATAAAGACAGTCTCACCCAGATCACTATGATACTGACGGATTTGAGCAAAAAAGAACAACAGAAAATACAAGGAGGTAAAAAGCATGGGTAACATTAGAACATCATTCGTTAAAAGAACATCCAAAGAACTGATTGAAACTTATCCCGGTAAATTCACCACAGATTTCGATGAAAATAAGAAGTTAGTGCAGGAATTCTCCACTGTAAGTACCAAGCATCTGCGGAACAAAATCGCAGGTTACGTAACTCGATTGGTTAGAAATAATTACTTCTAAGGTTGGTTGCTATGGGAATAATAGTGGCCAAGTTTGGAGGAACATCCATCGGAGATGGGAAAAGGATCAAAAAAGCAGCCCGTGCAGTGGTTAAAGAGTACATGCAGGGCAAGAAGGTGGTGGTTGTGGTTTCAGCCATCAACAAGACCACCGATGACATCCTGGAAATTGTAAACAGATCCATAGGAGAAGCCATCACTGAAAAACAAATGGCAGACATAATATCCATGGGGGAAATAACCAGTGTAAGGGTTTTTTCGTCCACAATAGAATCCCTGGGTGTCAAGTCAGAGTACGTTGATCCTCACATGGAAATTTGGCCAGTTATAACTGACAGCAACTATCTAAATGCCAAAATTGACTTTGCAGAGACTGAAATCAGATCCAGGGAGATCTTAAAACTCCTGGATCAGGGAGTCATCCCCGTTATCTGCGGTTTCCTAGGAAAAGACAAAGAAGGTAACATCACCACCCTGGGAAGGGGTGGAAGTGACATAACTGCCTTCCTGATGGGACACTGCCTCCATGCAGAAGAGGTGATCATTGTCACCGATGTTGGAGGAGTAATGTCCACTGATCCCAATAAATTACAGACTGCCAGAAAACTGGACAAAATCAGTGTTGAAGAAATGAGGGATCTGGCAACCCACGGAGCCCAGGTATTACACCCCCATGCTCTGCGCTATAAAGACCCTAAAATCAACGCTAAAATCATAGGATTTGAACATGGTGATCTTTCAGTACCAGGCACAGAGATAATGGGTCCCTCCAAGGATAAAATGCTAAGATCAACCACCCTAAACAATGAACCCATTTCAGTCATTGCCGTGGTCGGTGAAGAGATGCTGACCAAAGTGGGAATACTAGCCGAACTCACCAAAACTCTTCAGGATAATGATATCAATATTTATGGTATATCCACCGGTCAAAACTCAATAACCCTTTTCATTGATAAATCAGTGGCTGATGCTGCCCATGAAATCCTTCATGAGGTAGTGGTGAAAAATCCGGATATGAGTTCCCTGTCACTGGGTCGGGAGATCGCCATGATCACCGTCAACAGCCAGGATTTCATAGACACCCCAGGAATAATCACCAAAATCACCGCACCTTTACGTCAGAATAAAATAAACATAGTGGAAATTTCATCAAGTCAAACTTCAGTTGTTATATTCGTGGACTG
This DNA window, taken from Methanobacterium subterraneum, encodes the following:
- a CDS encoding 30S ribosomal protein S17e, whose amino-acid sequence is MGNIRTSFVKRTSKELIETYPGKFTTDFDENKKLVQEFSTVSTKHLRNKIAGYVTRLVRNNYF
- a CDS encoding MJ0307 family thioredoxin; protein product: MVVKVEVFTSPSCPYCPMAIEVVNEVEKEMPGTMEVEKIDIMVDREKAVEYGLMAVPAIALNGVVRFVGAPSKEELTSAIEEEKNK
- the sppA gene encoding signal peptide peptidase SppA, which gives rise to MSKDTRLVLGIVGGGFLILLVLFIAIISLLGSSDQFTNGTSFGNTVAIVPVQGEIAYSQSNILGGGGVASPQTITEGIKQAEKDGSVSAIVLDVNSPGGSPVASEEIMNVVKTAKKPVVVWISDIGASGAYLVASPADKIMASPSSIVGSIGVILSLTDLSGLYQKIGVNQYAIKAGEYKDMGASYRNLTPEEERMLQEMVNQDYEYFIKQVAENRKLDLDYVRSIAEGKIYTGTQAKELKLIDETGDREKAIESAARLGGIKGDYEVITITPTETLADIIKGYSTNFAYALGKGIGSLLNEGSVESSVDYSLR
- the cbiD gene encoding cobalt-precorrin-5B (C(1))-methyltransferase CbiD, which produces MEENHSNLKDQNLSYANSKPGRENNKSSPPSVSLPVESDNYGITTGSAATAAALAALQSIKGEKVSGVNIQTPLGCLDISVKSSHKISDHSGRASVVKMPYHDPDVTINLEVHAEVHLTDKPSIIITGGEGVGRITKPGLQLPVGEVAINPVPRKMIQSNLEAALPPGKGAQVLITIPQGRKIARRTMNPRLGIVDGISILGTTGIARSMNSESFQKAKKCQLDVALAEGYQELVFVPGNIGEKLARQLLDVEDDQIIQMGNLVGYMLEEASKSDLSKLIIMGHAGKLVKIAGGIFQTEHRLADGRREIITTHTGLRGGNKKVMEEVFNSNTTEDMIEILEREGMVDMVFNSIASSIKERCQDRFDLKPEVIILKMDGTVLNSNYRVELLNHQS
- a CDS encoding shikimate kinase; amino-acid sequence: MKAIVRSPGSATVINAISTGCGSAFGIQLYVTAKASLKSSKRIFKADKDVDTTLMEICVRNVLDKFNVDTGIEIKTSSTLPVASGLSSSSATSNAVVLATYQAMINDGLIPEGSLNDSDILNLAIDSSLEAGVTITGAFDDASASFFGGLTITHNPRREIFHRGPMEEQNILIYMPNRKSPTAQSDVGRMKLLAPWVKLAFQEALKGNVYGALTLNGILYSAALSFDAGIALDALNSGALAAGLSGTGPSFVAIVPEENISGVQEAWSSYPGRVILTQADNMGTKVVDHG
- a CDS encoding aspartate kinase; amino-acid sequence: MGIIVAKFGGTSIGDGKRIKKAARAVVKEYMQGKKVVVVVSAINKTTDDILEIVNRSIGEAITEKQMADIISMGEITSVRVFSSTIESLGVKSEYVDPHMEIWPVITDSNYLNAKIDFAETEIRSREILKLLDQGVIPVICGFLGKDKEGNITTLGRGGSDITAFLMGHCLHAEEVIIVTDVGGVMSTDPNKLQTARKLDKISVEEMRDLATHGAQVLHPHALRYKDPKINAKIIGFEHGDLSVPGTEIMGPSKDKMLRSTTLNNEPISVIAVVGEEMLTKVGILAELTKTLQDNDINIYGISTGQNSITLFIDKSVADAAHEILHEVVVKNPDMSSLSLGREIAMITVNSQDFIDTPGIITKITAPLRQNKINIVEISSSQTSVVIFVDWNDGKRAYEMVRRVLE
- a CDS encoding chorismate mutase; translation: MDRAEALQLLESSRKKIDLLDEKIIKLIKERTSLATDIYQAKIVLGMKIHDPEREEFIHHKIREIAKEQEIDKDSLTQITMILTDLSKKEQQKIQGGKKHG